In the genome of Dunckerocampus dactyliophorus isolate RoL2022-P2 chromosome 6, RoL_Ddac_1.1, whole genome shotgun sequence, one region contains:
- the ccdc85al gene encoding coiled-coil domain containing 85A, like isoform X2, which yields MHSASRNVGSNSKGQKLCHGSLDGGAVPMEKATPPPQPQVQLSIAKTDSPAEDISGLSDEDLLKWTKEDLVRRLRRSEADKMSVILDHGNLIREVNRSLQLHLNEIRGLKDINQKLQEDNRELRDLCCFLDDDRQKGKRVSREWQRLGRYSSSIMRKEVTLYLQKLKELELRQEEVIRENMELKELCLLLDEEKGIVSGSGGSGGNVGMGVGSRNSIDSQNSLLLVPGQGLLMRDVGDGSSTSSAGSADSSDHHQHKHLAVGGGSLGSAGEKGSPELVHKPRCSSISAIGGMADREASSPEHPAGRHRSTSLEYPYTLPQLCRPRCGSISVPDHSRVIRGLSPEKYGRNVGRNSPDQHPKHYSSDLHLGQRQHYLGQGGSGDLYQRHHRGSVSSTGCESPESRHAHLGTSEHTEKSCMAQGGSPETHRHQYSMSPDHVKFGSPVRDGQRRSAGEELSPHHRSIYNGMNASMPPLDLTVVSSSEE from the exons ATGCATAGTGCAAGCAGAAATGTCGGGAGCAACAGCAAAGGCCAAAAACTATGCCACGGATCTTTAGACG GAGGAGCTGTGCCAATGGAGAAAGCTACTCCTCCGCCCCAGCCTCAGGTGCAGCTGTCTATAGCCAAGACTGACAGTCCCGCAGAGGACATCTCCGGCTTGTCCGATGAGGACCTGCTCAAGTGGACCAAGGAGGACCTGGTGAGGCGTCTGAGGCGCTCCGAGGCTGACAAAATGAGCGTGATTCTGGACCACGGGAATCTCATCCGTGAGGTCAACCGCAGCCTACAGTTGCACTTGAACGAGATCAGAGGGCTGAAG GACATCAATCAGAAGCTGCAGGAAGACAACCGTGAACTGCGGGACTTGTGCTGCTTCCTGGATGATGACCGCCAGAAGGGAAAGCGTGTGTCCAGGGAGTGGCAGCGTCTGGGCCGTTACAGCTCGAGCATTATGCGCAAAGAGGTGACCCTCTATCTCCAGAAGCTCAAGGAACTAGAGCTGCGACAGGAGGAGGTTATCCGTGAGAACATGGAGCTAAAGGAACTCTGTCTCCTCCTGGATGAGGAGAAAGGAATAGTAAGTGGCAGCGGCGGAAGTGGCGGGAATGTTGGGATGGGAGTGGGGTCACGAAACTCCATAGACAGCCAAAACAGTTTACTGCTGGTGCCTGGGCAAGGCCTCCTTATGAGGGATGTTGGGGATGGAAGCAGTACCTCAAGTGCAGGGAGTGCCGACAGTTCAGATCACCATCAACATAAGCACCTGGCTGTTGGAGGGGGCAGCCTTGGTAGTGCTGGGGAAAAAGGGAGTCCTGAGCTGGTGCATAAACCGAGGTGTAGCAGCATTAGTGCCATAGGTGGAATGGCGGACAGGGAGGCGTCGAGCCCCGAGCACCCTGCTGGGCGCCACCGGAGTACAAGTCTGGAGTACCCGTACACTTTACCCCAACTCTGTCGACCCCGCTGTGGCTCCATATCAGTGCCTGACCACAGTCGAGTCATTCGGGGCCTGAGCCCGGAGAAATACGGGAGGAACGTGGGACGAAACAGTCCAGACCAGCACCCCAAGCACTACAGCTCAGACCTCCACTTAGGCCAGAGGCAGCACTACCTGGGCCAGGGGGGCAGCGGTGACCTCTACCAGAGGCACCACAGGGGTAGCGTTAGCAGCACCGGTTGTGAGAGCCCCGAGTCACGCCATGCACATTTAGGGACCAGTGAACATACCGAAAAGAGCTGTATGGCCCAAGGGGGAAGTCCTGAAACTCATAGGCACCAATACAGCATGAGCCCCGACCACGTGAAGTTTGGCAGCCCAGTGAGAGACGGCCAGAGGAGGTCGGCTGGGGAAGAGCTGTCACCGCATCATCGGAGCATCTATAACGGCATGAATG
- the ccdc85al gene encoding coiled-coil domain containing 85A, like isoform X1 yields the protein MHSASRNVGSNSKGQKLCHGSLDGGAVPMEKATPPPQPQVQLSIAKTDSPAEDISGLSDEDLLKWTKEDLVRRLRRSEADKMSVILDHGNLIREVNRSLQLHLNEIRGLKDINQKLQEDNRELRDLCCFLDDDRQKGKRVSREWQRLGRYSSSIMRKEVTLYLQKLKELELRQEEVIRENMELKELCLLLDEEKGIVSGSGGSGGNVGMGVGSRNSIDSQNSLLLVPGQGLLMRDVGDGSSTSSAGSADSSDHHQHKHLAVGGGSLGSAGEKGSPELVHKPRCSSISAIGGMADREASSPEHPAGRHRSTSLEYPYTLPQLCRPRCGSISVPDHSRVIRGLSPEKYGRNVGRNSPDQHPKHYSSDLHLGQRQHYLGQGGSGDLYQRHHRGSVSSTGCESPESRHAHLGTSEHTEKSCMAQGGSPETHRHQYSMSPDHVKFGSPVRDGQRRSAGEELSPHHRSIYNGMNALISAGCCTSNCRNVKLWDSFDASS from the exons ATGCATAGTGCAAGCAGAAATGTCGGGAGCAACAGCAAAGGCCAAAAACTATGCCACGGATCTTTAGACG GAGGAGCTGTGCCAATGGAGAAAGCTACTCCTCCGCCCCAGCCTCAGGTGCAGCTGTCTATAGCCAAGACTGACAGTCCCGCAGAGGACATCTCCGGCTTGTCCGATGAGGACCTGCTCAAGTGGACCAAGGAGGACCTGGTGAGGCGTCTGAGGCGCTCCGAGGCTGACAAAATGAGCGTGATTCTGGACCACGGGAATCTCATCCGTGAGGTCAACCGCAGCCTACAGTTGCACTTGAACGAGATCAGAGGGCTGAAG GACATCAATCAGAAGCTGCAGGAAGACAACCGTGAACTGCGGGACTTGTGCTGCTTCCTGGATGATGACCGCCAGAAGGGAAAGCGTGTGTCCAGGGAGTGGCAGCGTCTGGGCCGTTACAGCTCGAGCATTATGCGCAAAGAGGTGACCCTCTATCTCCAGAAGCTCAAGGAACTAGAGCTGCGACAGGAGGAGGTTATCCGTGAGAACATGGAGCTAAAGGAACTCTGTCTCCTCCTGGATGAGGAGAAAGGAATAGTAAGTGGCAGCGGCGGAAGTGGCGGGAATGTTGGGATGGGAGTGGGGTCACGAAACTCCATAGACAGCCAAAACAGTTTACTGCTGGTGCCTGGGCAAGGCCTCCTTATGAGGGATGTTGGGGATGGAAGCAGTACCTCAAGTGCAGGGAGTGCCGACAGTTCAGATCACCATCAACATAAGCACCTGGCTGTTGGAGGGGGCAGCCTTGGTAGTGCTGGGGAAAAAGGGAGTCCTGAGCTGGTGCATAAACCGAGGTGTAGCAGCATTAGTGCCATAGGTGGAATGGCGGACAGGGAGGCGTCGAGCCCCGAGCACCCTGCTGGGCGCCACCGGAGTACAAGTCTGGAGTACCCGTACACTTTACCCCAACTCTGTCGACCCCGCTGTGGCTCCATATCAGTGCCTGACCACAGTCGAGTCATTCGGGGCCTGAGCCCGGAGAAATACGGGAGGAACGTGGGACGAAACAGTCCAGACCAGCACCCCAAGCACTACAGCTCAGACCTCCACTTAGGCCAGAGGCAGCACTACCTGGGCCAGGGGGGCAGCGGTGACCTCTACCAGAGGCACCACAGGGGTAGCGTTAGCAGCACCGGTTGTGAGAGCCCCGAGTCACGCCATGCACATTTAGGGACCAGTGAACATACCGAAAAGAGCTGTATGGCCCAAGGGGGAAGTCCTGAAACTCATAGGCACCAATACAGCATGAGCCCCGACCACGTGAAGTTTGGCAGCCCAGTGAGAGACGGCCAGAGGAGGTCGGCTGGGGAAGAGCTGTCACCGCATCATCGGAGCATCTATAACGGCATGAATG